The following are encoded together in the Pseudomonas xantholysinigenes genome:
- a CDS encoding dermonecrotic toxin domain-containing protein, whose protein sequence is MTPLEHLEALDTRITNLQQGQPVLDTQRPARQQRQQFFSDLANFWQAKGNGGHSRRQQLARLRQAQLQAELELRLADVTLDDTDEFLLRTCLAYPLPWQRQPTGQARAEIFRPWFSTQSPNRRCNLPGTLVIIAATPGTEVIPGTTTGKALLCSLPHGIEAFASLAELHVELCERLDDPLQSQPLLGLVASAQDQATIRDADRLRYEWYADDPFDYQALALIDQQRAALNALWSTSTPPDTDRLNAALDLKPYIGSAQPLATRYALLLEKHLPDWLREASPQALAHVMQTLQELAGAISQASAPGILTLAQFQQRHDLLQWVRARLGEGLRWNPGIIVPPEEIQVSVTLARRTGPLVNPLAPSSYIPVNSRPHADDSIEMVPVTYKLEDLALLNIAWFDTDYWITARVHRDDGAPIEALTPARVKQLVRNLDAGTRYNRFLRQHLLDSEQAQWRRQAHGRINRARMHAEAAKARYAGHFLPGTMEQGYAWARALIEHPERHGRVTDRGHRIDVRQLLIQGHTVHGLLLLNGKTTVSPRVVIYAPDAPDRRPWREYRNTRELLKALRKDPALRQYVTQRMPLADPDKIDTLLRKGRLAPHVQRPVIAGHLFDEVYRAEVRSLMAQTDASTRSNRELLGRFGLDTLRILLDLLSLVLPYPAMAALALGRLTISVLDGVQAMGQDNHEEALHHAFAALSHSLDAINNVVGGLSPLPSGIKGFSGSTLMRRAFRGLPPPRPLTLPPSHAVPVEVSQLRYRIDGVHGEGVFEKTGANPGLSQYYIQDGQGRFYHVSFDGHRWRTTDPRQPDAYIKQPLKRLQDGRWVIDSPVLWHDGLPDIRQLLEDSQLHPPLAGVEVAGEADLFDAQGELYLLINGRQLPVRRHLLAGHYHLRMPEAAAGAVQAWATLRQVDGEWRIRLRQAGRSSDWLALA, encoded by the coding sequence ATGACCCCACTCGAACACCTCGAAGCCCTCGACACACGCATAACCAACCTGCAACAAGGCCAGCCCGTCCTCGACACGCAACGTCCTGCGCGCCAGCAACGCCAGCAGTTCTTCAGCGACCTGGCCAACTTCTGGCAGGCCAAGGGCAACGGCGGGCACAGCCGCAGGCAGCAACTGGCGCGGCTGCGCCAGGCGCAACTGCAAGCGGAACTGGAGCTGCGCCTGGCCGATGTCACCCTCGACGACACCGACGAATTCCTCCTGCGCACCTGCCTGGCCTACCCGCTACCCTGGCAGCGACAACCCACGGGGCAAGCCCGGGCCGAAATCTTCCGCCCCTGGTTCTCCACGCAAAGCCCAAACCGACGCTGCAATCTGCCCGGCACGCTGGTCATCATCGCGGCCACACCTGGCACCGAGGTGATCCCGGGCACGACCACTGGCAAGGCCCTGCTATGCAGCCTGCCGCATGGCATAGAAGCGTTCGCCAGCCTCGCCGAACTGCATGTCGAGTTATGTGAGCGTCTCGATGATCCCTTGCAGTCCCAGCCCTTGCTGGGGTTGGTGGCCAGCGCGCAAGACCAGGCAACCATTCGTGATGCCGACCGGCTGCGCTACGAGTGGTACGCCGATGACCCATTCGACTACCAGGCCCTGGCCTTGATCGACCAGCAGCGGGCCGCCCTCAATGCGCTCTGGAGCACGTCCACGCCCCCCGACACCGATCGCCTGAACGCCGCACTGGACCTCAAGCCCTACATCGGCAGCGCGCAGCCGCTGGCCACCCGTTATGCGCTATTGCTGGAAAAGCACCTCCCCGACTGGCTGCGCGAAGCCTCGCCCCAAGCCCTGGCGCATGTCATGCAAACCCTGCAGGAGCTGGCCGGCGCGATCAGCCAGGCCAGTGCCCCGGGCATCCTGACGCTGGCGCAGTTCCAGCAACGCCACGACCTGCTGCAATGGGTCAGGGCTCGCCTGGGCGAAGGCTTGCGCTGGAACCCAGGGATCATCGTGCCGCCCGAGGAGATTCAGGTCAGCGTCACCCTGGCACGACGCACCGGGCCGCTGGTCAACCCACTGGCACCGTCGTCCTACATTCCGGTCAACAGCCGGCCCCATGCCGATGACAGCATCGAGATGGTCCCGGTGACCTACAAGCTCGAGGACCTGGCCCTACTCAATATCGCCTGGTTCGACACCGACTACTGGATCACCGCCCGAGTGCACCGGGATGACGGCGCGCCCATCGAGGCGTTGACGCCAGCCAGGGTCAAGCAACTGGTGCGCAACCTCGATGCTGGCACCCGCTACAACCGCTTCCTGCGCCAGCACCTGCTGGACTCGGAACAGGCGCAATGGCGCCGGCAAGCCCATGGCCGCATCAATCGCGCGCGCATGCATGCCGAGGCGGCCAAGGCACGCTATGCCGGGCATTTCCTCCCGGGCACCATGGAGCAAGGCTATGCCTGGGCCCGAGCACTGATCGAGCACCCCGAGCGACACGGCCGCGTCACTGACAGAGGCCATCGGATCGACGTACGGCAACTGCTGATCCAGGGCCATACCGTGCACGGTCTGCTCTTGCTCAATGGCAAAACAACCGTCAGCCCCCGCGTGGTGATCTATGCCCCTGACGCGCCCGACCGGCGCCCCTGGCGTGAATACCGCAACACCCGCGAATTACTCAAGGCCTTGCGCAAGGATCCTGCACTACGCCAGTACGTGACCCAGCGCATGCCGCTAGCCGACCCGGACAAGATCGACACGCTGTTGCGCAAAGGCCGCCTGGCCCCCCATGTACAGCGCCCGGTCATCGCCGGTCATCTGTTCGACGAAGTGTACCGCGCCGAAGTCCGCAGCCTGATGGCGCAGACCGACGCCAGTACCCGCAGCAATCGCGAACTGCTGGGCCGTTTCGGCCTGGATACGCTGCGGATCCTGCTCGACCTGCTCAGCCTGGTCCTGCCCTATCCGGCCATGGCCGCCCTGGCCCTGGGGCGCCTGACCATCTCCGTGCTCGACGGCGTGCAGGCCATGGGCCAGGACAACCATGAGGAAGCCCTGCACCACGCGTTCGCCGCCCTCAGTCACTCGCTCGACGCCATCAACAACGTGGTCGGCGGCCTGAGCCCGCTGCCTTCGGGCATCAAGGGCTTCTCCGGCTCGACCCTAATGCGCCGCGCGTTCCGGGGGTTGCCGCCGCCCAGGCCGCTGACCTTGCCGCCCAGCCACGCGGTACCGGTGGAGGTCAGCCAACTGCGCTACCGCATCGACGGGGTTCACGGCGAAGGGGTCTTCGAAAAGACCGGGGCCAACCCTGGGCTGTCCCAGTACTACATCCAGGATGGTCAAGGGCGCTTCTACCATGTCAGCTTCGATGGCCACCGCTGGCGTACGACCGATCCCAGGCAGCCGGATGCCTACATCAAGCAGCCACTCAAGCGCTTACAAGATGGCCGCTGGGTGATCGACTCACCCGTGCTGTGGCATGACGGGCTACCGGATATACGCCAGTTGCTCGAAGACAGCCAGTTGCACCCACCCCTGGCAGGAGTGGAAGTGGCTGGGGAAGCCGACCTGTTCGATGCACAAGGCGAGCTTTACCTGCTGATCAACGGCAGGCAGTTGCCTGTGCGCAGGCACCTGCTGGCCGGGCACTATCATCTGCGCATGCCGGAAGCCGCGGCAGGTGCCGTGCAGGCCTGGGCGACACTGCGACAGGTAGATGGAGAGTGGCGAATCCGCTTGCGCCAGGCCGGGCGCAGCAGTGACTGGCTGGCGCTGGCGTAG
- a CDS encoding glycosyltransferase family 4 protein: protein MQLAFVLYKYFPFGGLQRDFMRIALECQRRGHQIRVYTLIWEGDIPPGFEVLVAPVKALFNHRRNEKLSAWMEADLAKRPVDRLIGFNKMPGLDVYYAADGCFEDKAQTLRGGLYRRWGRYRHFAEYEQAVFAKEARTEILMISEVQQPLFIKHYGTPEARFHLLPPGISQDRRRPADAEAIRAEFRREFGLADDALLLVQIGSGFKTKGVDRSLKALAALPSALRKRTRLMVIGQDDPKLFQVQSTALGLGEQVQFLKGRSDIPRFLLGADLLIHPAYNENTGTVLLEALVAGLPVLVSKVCGYAHYIAEADSGLVLDEPFEQEQLNRYLQRMLEDHAARAAWSSNGVAFADSADLYSMPQHAADVILAQERP from the coding sequence ATGCAACTGGCTTTTGTGCTCTACAAGTATTTCCCTTTTGGCGGGCTGCAGCGCGATTTCATGCGCATTGCCCTGGAGTGCCAGCGGCGCGGGCACCAGATCCGTGTGTACACCCTGATCTGGGAAGGTGATATCCCGCCGGGCTTCGAAGTGCTGGTGGCGCCGGTCAAGGCGCTGTTCAACCACCGCCGCAACGAGAAGCTCAGCGCCTGGATGGAGGCCGACCTGGCCAAGCGTCCGGTCGATCGCCTGATCGGCTTCAACAAGATGCCTGGGCTGGACGTGTACTACGCCGCCGACGGTTGCTTCGAGGACAAGGCCCAGACCCTGCGCGGCGGTCTGTACCGCCGCTGGGGGCGCTACCGCCATTTCGCCGAGTACGAGCAGGCGGTGTTCGCCAAGGAGGCACGCACCGAGATCCTGATGATCTCCGAGGTGCAGCAGCCGCTGTTCATCAAGCACTACGGCACCCCCGAGGCGCGTTTCCACCTGCTGCCACCGGGGATTTCCCAGGACCGCCGACGCCCGGCCGACGCCGAGGCGATCCGTGCCGAGTTCCGCCGCGAGTTCGGCCTGGCCGACGACGCGCTGTTGCTGGTGCAGATCGGCTCGGGCTTCAAGACCAAGGGCGTGGACCGCAGCCTCAAGGCCCTGGCGGCCTTGCCATCGGCGTTGCGCAAACGCACCCGGCTGATGGTCATCGGCCAGGACGACCCCAAGTTGTTCCAGGTGCAGAGCACGGCGCTCGGCCTCGGCGAGCAGGTGCAGTTCCTCAAGGGGCGCAGCGATATCCCGCGTTTCCTGCTCGGCGCCGACTTGCTGATCCACCCGGCCTACAACGAAAACACCGGCACCGTGCTGCTCGAGGCGCTGGTCGCCGGGCTGCCGGTGCTGGTGTCCAAGGTCTGCGGCTACGCCCACTACATCGCCGAGGCCGACAGCGGCCTGGTGCTGGACGAGCCGTTCGAGCAGGAGCAGCTCAACCGCTACCTGCAACGCATGCTGGAAGACCATGCGGCCCGCGCGGCCTGGTCGAGCAACGGCGTGGCCTTTGCCGACAGCGCCGACCTGTACAGCATGCCGCAACATGCCGCCGACGTGATCCTGGCCCAGGAGCGCCCATGA
- the waaC gene encoding lipopolysaccharide heptosyltransferase I, giving the protein MRVLIIKTSSLGDVIHTLPALTDAAHAIPGIRFDWVVEEGFAEIPSWHPAVDRVIPVAIRRWRKNIWQTLKSGEWKAFKQRLREHKYDLVIDAQGLVKSAWLTRYVKAPVAGLDRYSAREGLASRFYDRRLSVAVGQHAVERVRQLFALALAYDLPEGLGHYGLDLNRLQLPPAAPYVVFLHGTTWATKHWPEAYWRELAERMGRRKLQVMLPWGNPAEKARAERIAQGLNNCQVLPKLNLAGVARVLAAAKACVAVDTGLGHLAAALDVPTISLFGPTNPGLTGAYGRAQIHQASDFPCAPCLQKKCTYKPSAEDLRRFDLKREWPLCFTRLNPEHVAGRLSALLLAEDVR; this is encoded by the coding sequence GTGCGGGTCCTGATCATCAAGACGTCGTCGCTGGGCGACGTCATCCACACCCTGCCGGCACTCACCGATGCCGCCCACGCCATTCCCGGCATTCGTTTCGACTGGGTGGTGGAGGAAGGCTTCGCCGAAATCCCCAGCTGGCACCCGGCGGTCGATAGGGTGATCCCGGTGGCGATCCGCCGCTGGCGCAAGAATATCTGGCAGACCCTCAAGAGCGGCGAGTGGAAGGCCTTCAAGCAGCGCCTGCGCGAGCACAAGTACGACCTGGTGATCGATGCCCAGGGCCTGGTCAAGTCGGCCTGGCTGACCCGCTACGTGAAGGCGCCGGTGGCCGGTCTCGACCGTTATTCGGCGCGCGAGGGCCTGGCCAGTCGTTTCTACGACCGGCGGCTGTCGGTCGCTGTCGGCCAGCACGCTGTCGAACGTGTACGCCAGCTGTTCGCCCTGGCCCTGGCCTATGACCTGCCCGAGGGCCTGGGCCACTACGGCCTGGACCTGAACCGCCTGCAGCTGCCGCCCGCCGCGCCCTACGTGGTGTTCCTGCATGGCACCACCTGGGCCACCAAGCACTGGCCCGAGGCCTACTGGCGCGAACTGGCCGAACGCATGGGCCGACGCAAGCTGCAGGTGATGCTGCCGTGGGGCAACCCGGCGGAGAAGGCCCGCGCCGAACGTATCGCCCAGGGCTTGAACAATTGCCAGGTGCTGCCCAAATTGAACCTGGCGGGCGTGGCCCGCGTGCTTGCCGCGGCCAAGGCCTGCGTGGCGGTGGACACCGGCCTGGGTCACCTGGCCGCGGCCCTGGATGTCCCGACCATTTCCCTGTTCGGCCCCACCAACCCTGGTTTGACCGGTGCCTACGGACGCGCCCAGATCCACCAGGCGAGCGACTTCCCCTGCGCCCCGTGCCTGCAGAAGAAGTGCACCTACAAACCGAGCGCCGAGGACCTGCGCCGGTTCGATCTCAAACGCGAGTGGCCGCTGTGCTTCACTCGCCTGAATCCCGAGCATGTGGCGGGCCGCTTGAGCGCGCTGCTGCTGGCTGAGGATGTTCGTTGA
- the rfaP gene encoding lipopolysaccharide core heptose(I) kinase RfaP, whose amino-acid sequence MKLMLAEPFKRLWAGRDPFDAVEQLQGEVYRELEGRRTLRTEVAGEGFFVKIHRGIGWGEIFKNLFSAKLPVLGAGQEWQAIQRLHEVGVPTMTAVAYGERGSNPATQHSFIVTEELAPTVSLEDFSLDWVKQPPEPRLKRALIAEVAKMTGGMHRAGVNHRDCYICHFLLHTDRPVSADDFKLSVIDLHRAQTRAKVSRRWRDKDLAALYFSALDIGLTRRDKLRFLRGYFQRPLRQILKEEAALLAWLERKAQKLYDRKQRYGDAL is encoded by the coding sequence ATGAAACTGATGCTGGCAGAGCCGTTCAAGCGCCTGTGGGCCGGACGCGATCCGTTCGACGCCGTCGAGCAGCTGCAGGGCGAGGTGTACCGCGAGCTGGAAGGCCGCCGTACCTTGCGCACCGAGGTTGCCGGCGAGGGCTTTTTCGTCAAGATCCACCGTGGCATCGGCTGGGGCGAGATCTTCAAGAACCTGTTCAGCGCCAAGCTGCCGGTGCTCGGTGCCGGTCAAGAGTGGCAGGCGATCCAGCGCCTGCACGAGGTGGGCGTGCCGACCATGACCGCGGTGGCCTATGGCGAGCGCGGCAGCAACCCGGCGACCCAGCATTCGTTCATTGTCACCGAGGAACTGGCGCCGACCGTCAGCCTGGAAGACTTCAGCCTCGACTGGGTCAAGCAGCCACCCGAGCCACGCCTGAAGCGCGCGCTGATCGCCGAGGTGGCGAAGATGACCGGCGGCATGCACCGTGCCGGCGTCAACCACCGCGATTGCTATATCTGCCACTTCCTGTTGCACACCGACCGCCCGGTGAGCGCCGACGACTTCAAGCTCTCGGTGATCGACCTGCACCGCGCCCAGACCCGTGCCAAGGTCTCCCGGCGCTGGCGCGACAAGGACCTGGCGGCCCTGTATTTCTCGGCCCTGGACATCGGCCTGACCCGCCGTGACAAGCTGCGCTTCCTGCGCGGCTATTTCCAGCGCCCGTTGCGCCAGATACTCAAGGAAGAGGCCGCATTGCTCGCCTGGCTCGAGCGCAAGGCGCAGAAACTCTACGACCGTAAGCAACGCTATGGGGACGCACTCTGA
- a CDS encoding lipopolysaccharide kinase InaA family protein, whose protein sequence is MRLSELKQAGRSPALPLTITLADAAGAADLQLLSLLRVLPGQRYVGAGIWRGTKVLAKLLVGGNAARHFQRELDGARLLAAQGLTTPRLLADGLKEGEGGWLLFEYLEHAESLGDAWAAVEALPMLADEQHLVLGEALTAVAQMHAKGLWQEDLHLDNLLRQDGKLYLIDGAGIKAETPGQQLSRQRVLENLGVFFAQLPKRLEPFIEEALVHYILANAEHALPLEALQKQVDKVRNWRLKDYLDKAGRECTLFSVERNLSGLRAIRRDEVEAMRPLLEQADALIDQGHLYKTGGAASVARIEVAGRKLVLKRYNIKNTAHWFKRFWRPSRAWHSWIEGHRLAFLDIATPRPLAVLEQRVMGLRSTAYLVTEYADGPDLIECFAPYVDSGEAPDEQVEALAQVMRQLIRERISHGDFKGHNLFWQDGQWSLIDLDAMCQHATQLSFAPAFARDRARLLRNWPSGSALHRRLNEVLPRLAE, encoded by the coding sequence ATGCGTTTGTCCGAACTCAAGCAGGCCGGGCGCAGCCCGGCGCTGCCGCTGACCATCACCCTGGCCGATGCCGCAGGCGCGGCCGACCTGCAACTGCTCAGCCTGCTGCGTGTGCTGCCGGGGCAGCGTTATGTCGGCGCCGGTATCTGGCGTGGCACCAAGGTGCTGGCCAAGCTGCTGGTCGGCGGCAATGCTGCCCGCCACTTCCAGCGTGAACTCGACGGTGCCCGGTTGCTGGCCGCGCAGGGGCTGACCACGCCCCGCCTGCTGGCCGACGGCCTGAAGGAAGGCGAGGGCGGCTGGCTGCTGTTCGAATACCTCGAGCATGCCGAAAGCCTGGGTGACGCCTGGGCCGCGGTGGAGGCATTGCCGATGCTCGCCGACGAGCAGCACCTGGTGCTGGGCGAGGCATTGACCGCGGTGGCGCAGATGCATGCCAAGGGCCTCTGGCAAGAGGACCTGCACCTGGACAACCTGCTGCGCCAGGACGGCAAGCTGTACCTGATCGACGGTGCCGGCATCAAGGCCGAGACCCCCGGCCAGCAGCTATCGCGCCAGCGTGTGCTGGAAAACCTCGGGGTGTTCTTCGCCCAGTTGCCCAAGCGCCTGGAACCGTTCATCGAAGAAGCCCTGGTGCACTACATCCTGGCCAACGCCGAGCACGCGTTGCCGCTGGAAGCCTTGCAGAAGCAGGTGGACAAGGTGCGCAACTGGCGCCTGAAGGATTACCTGGACAAGGCCGGCCGCGAATGCACGTTGTTCAGCGTCGAACGCAACCTGTCCGGGCTGCGGGCGATCCGCCGCGACGAGGTCGAAGCGATGCGTCCGCTGCTGGAGCAAGCCGATGCGCTGATCGACCAGGGCCATCTGTACAAGACCGGTGGCGCGGCCAGCGTGGCGCGTATCGAGGTAGCCGGGCGCAAGCTGGTGCTCAAGCGCTACAACATCAAGAACACCGCCCATTGGTTCAAGCGCTTCTGGCGCCCGAGCCGGGCCTGGCATTCATGGATCGAGGGCCACCGCCTGGCGTTTCTCGACATCGCCACGCCTCGGCCCCTGGCGGTGCTGGAGCAGCGCGTGATGGGGCTGCGCAGCACGGCCTACCTGGTCACCGAGTACGCCGACGGACCAGACCTGATCGAATGCTTTGCGCCCTACGTGGACAGCGGCGAGGCACCTGACGAGCAGGTCGAGGCCCTGGCGCAGGTGATGCGCCAATTGATCCGCGAACGCATCAGCCACGGTGACTTCAAGGGCCACAACCTGTTCTGGCAGGATGGCCAGTGGTCGCTGATCGATCTCGATGCCATGTGCCAGCATGCGACCCAGCTGAGTTTCGCCCCAGCCTTCGCCCGCGACCGCGCGCGGCTGTTGCGCAATTGGCCCAGCGGCAGCGCCCTGCATCGACGCTTGAATGAGGTGCTGCCGCGCCTGGCCGAGTGA
- a CDS encoding lipopolysaccharide kinase InaA family protein — MTDYLASADQALLQRHGLGDFDALWALQLDAVDEPNTGRGGWSSVFRLELEGKGFYLKRQSDYLTRTLHRPFGEPTFAREFRNISRYQKLGIPALQAVFYGERKQAGQHRAILMTRALDEWTDLDQLLAQWPQLPEAQRTDILQACGQLARTLHAAGQVHGCFYPKHIFLRERREGWQAQLIDLEKTRPLLFGKRDRLKDLEPLLRRAGAWSEADVRVLLGAYLAQPVGSAQVATWLQRLVQRRRHKEAR, encoded by the coding sequence ATGACCGACTACCTGGCCAGCGCCGACCAGGCGCTGCTGCAACGCCATGGCCTGGGCGACTTTGACGCGCTATGGGCGCTGCAACTGGACGCCGTGGACGAACCCAACACTGGCCGTGGCGGCTGGAGCAGCGTGTTTCGCCTTGAGCTCGAAGGTAAAGGGTTCTACCTCAAGCGCCAGAGCGACTACCTGACTCGCACCTTGCACCGCCCGTTCGGCGAGCCGACTTTCGCCCGCGAGTTTCGCAACATCAGCCGCTACCAGAAGCTCGGCATTCCGGCGCTGCAGGCGGTGTTCTATGGCGAGCGCAAGCAGGCCGGACAGCACCGCGCGATCCTCATGACCCGTGCGCTGGACGAGTGGACCGACCTGGACCAGTTGCTGGCCCAGTGGCCACAACTGCCTGAGGCCCAGCGCACCGACATTCTCCAGGCTTGCGGCCAGCTGGCCCGCACCCTGCACGCGGCCGGCCAGGTGCATGGCTGCTTCTATCCCAAGCATATTTTCCTGCGCGAGCGCCGCGAAGGCTGGCAGGCCCAGCTGATCGACCTGGAAAAGACCCGGCCACTGCTGTTCGGCAAGCGTGACCGGCTCAAGGACCTGGAACCCTTGTTGCGCCGGGCCGGTGCCTGGAGCGAAGCAGATGTGCGCGTATTGCTCGGCGCCTACCTGGCGCAACCGGTGGGGAGCGCGCAGGTCGCCACCTGGCTGCAACGCCTGGTGCAACGTCGTCGCCACAAAGAGGCTCGCTGA
- a CDS encoding lipopolysaccharide kinase InaA family protein: protein MASWNLAPEYAHLAADFGSIDAVFAIQGERLTWDPLSEVVRIERDGITYYVKRYTGAGKAMRRYLGRPRVKAEWQNLKLFAKWGIPTAEVVAWGLERNGLAFGRGALITRELPRTEDLSALADRNDPLLSDRAWVDSISRQLARHTRVMHEHHFAHNDLKWRNLLVDDQGTLFFIDCPTGDFWRGFMLRHRLIKDLACLDKVAKYHLSATQRLRFYLEYRQRPRLNARDKRRIRQVLSFFEGRE, encoded by the coding sequence ATGGCGAGCTGGAACCTGGCGCCTGAGTATGCGCACCTGGCTGCCGATTTCGGCAGCATCGACGCGGTGTTCGCCATCCAGGGCGAACGCCTGACCTGGGACCCGCTGAGCGAAGTGGTGCGCATCGAGCGTGATGGCATCACCTATTACGTCAAGCGTTACACCGGCGCAGGCAAGGCCATGCGCCGCTACTTGGGCCGTCCACGGGTCAAGGCCGAATGGCAGAACCTCAAGCTGTTCGCCAAGTGGGGTATCCCCACCGCCGAGGTGGTGGCCTGGGGTCTGGAGCGCAATGGGCTGGCCTTTGGCCGGGGTGCGCTGATCACCCGTGAATTGCCGCGCACCGAAGACCTCTCGGCCCTGGCCGACCGCAACGACCCGCTGCTGAGCGACCGTGCCTGGGTCGACAGTATCAGCCGGCAACTGGCTCGCCACACCCGGGTGATGCACGAGCACCATTTTGCCCACAACGACCTGAAGTGGCGCAACCTGCTGGTGGATGACCAGGGCACGCTGTTCTTCATCGATTGCCCGACGGGCGATTTCTGGCGTGGTTTCATGTTGCGCCACCGCCTGATCAAGGACCTGGCGTGCCTGGACAAGGTCGCCAAATACCACCTGTCGGCCACCCAGCGCTTGCGCTTCTATCTGGAATACCGCCAGCGCCCGCGCCTCAACGCCCGGGACAAGCGGCGGATCCGCCAGGTGCTGAGCTTTTTCGAGGGAAGGGAATGA
- a CDS encoding PepSY-associated TM helix domain-containing protein codes for MKSLTIRRWSAVHTWSSLVCTLFLLLLALTGLPLIFHHELEHLLGDAPELREMPAGTPHLDLQQLVLKAEQHRPGEVMQYFGYEADEPNGVVAIMAATAGTHPDQSHTFMLDARTGEAVAMPAANGGLMMTILRLHVDMFAGLPGKLLLAFMGVLFVVAIISGTVLYAPFMRRLRFATVRHDKSRRLRWLDLHNLIGVVTLTWALVVGVTGVISALSDLVIAAWRNDSLAAMVAPYRDAPPLTERAPASQLLAIAEQAAPGMRPDFIAFPGTRFSSEHHYAVFMNGATHLTSHLFTPVLIDARTLEVTAVGDRPWYMDAMGLSQPLHFGDYGGRPMQILWALLDVLTIVVLGSGLYLWWGKQRKPREARP; via the coding sequence ATGAAAAGCCTAACCATCCGCCGCTGGTCGGCGGTCCATACCTGGAGCAGCCTGGTGTGCACGCTGTTCCTGCTGCTACTGGCACTGACCGGCCTGCCGCTGATCTTCCACCACGAACTCGAACACCTGCTGGGCGACGCCCCTGAATTGCGCGAGATGCCCGCCGGCACCCCGCACCTGGACCTGCAGCAGCTTGTGCTCAAGGCCGAGCAACACCGCCCCGGCGAAGTGATGCAGTACTTCGGCTACGAAGCGGACGAACCCAACGGCGTGGTGGCAATAATGGCGGCCACCGCCGGCACCCACCCCGACCAGTCCCACACCTTCATGCTCGACGCCCGCACCGGCGAGGCCGTGGCCATGCCGGCGGCCAACGGCGGCCTGATGATGACCATCCTGCGCCTGCACGTGGACATGTTCGCCGGCCTGCCCGGCAAGCTGCTGCTGGCGTTCATGGGCGTGCTGTTCGTCGTGGCGATCATCTCCGGCACCGTGCTGTACGCGCCGTTCATGCGCCGCCTGCGCTTCGCCACGGTGCGCCACGACAAATCCCGGCGCCTGCGCTGGCTCGACCTGCACAACCTGATCGGCGTGGTCACCCTGACCTGGGCCTTGGTGGTCGGCGTCACCGGGGTGATCAGCGCCCTCTCCGACCTGGTGATCGCCGCCTGGCGCAACGACAGCCTGGCCGCCATGGTCGCGCCCTACCGCGACGCACCGCCGCTGACCGAGCGCGCCCCGGCGAGCCAACTGCTGGCAATCGCCGAGCAGGCCGCGCCCGGTATGCGCCCCGACTTCATCGCCTTCCCCGGCACGCGTTTCTCCAGCGAGCACCACTACGCCGTGTTCATGAATGGCGCCACGCACCTGACCTCGCACCTGTTCACCCCCGTACTGATCGATGCCCGCACCCTCGAAGTCACCGCGGTCGGCGACCGCCCCTGGTACATGGACGCCATGGGACTGTCACAGCCGCTGCACTTTGGCGACTACGGCGGCCGGCCGATGCAGATCCTCTGGGCACTGCTCGATGTGTTGACCATCGTGGTGCTGGGTAGCGGCCTGTACCTGTGGTGGGGCAAGCAGCGCAAGCCCCGGGAGGCACGCCCATGA